A section of the Clostridium omnivorum genome encodes:
- a CDS encoding spore germination protein, with product MKKGISLDLRLENNLKALNSYFTDCPDIIQKQVALKEMRKGCFIFIKEFMNSDLLQRDFIRPLMMMDYSLLSDISIVEYLPTLNNSLCYDIDSVVTSVLEGKIVFLIDEVNFAVVCDLMNVEKRAISEPEGEKNVRGSHDGFIESLNTNISLLRIKIRSSKFKYKSIVLGNVTNQSLAIAYIEGIANPKIVNNLYNKINNIKIDGLLSIGYIEQLITDSKPSVFPQYVATERIDKSVAALLEGKVVVLLDGTPYALIAPISFFSFFDASDDYSSNWIPSTMIRFVRFLSVITTLTLPGLYISITAFQYYLIPTDILVQLGKSRATVAFPPVAEALMMEFTVQMLREASIRLPTYIGATIGVVGGIIIGQAAVSAGIVSNLFIIVVGIMAIASYVTPNYDFGMAITVLRIFILLMASLFGIVGMITCFSLLLMHLLSLESLGQPYFAPIMPLKIRDIKDTIIRFPLKFMKRRPNTAQPIGKRRSGEGE from the coding sequence TTGAAGAAAGGCATTAGCTTGGATTTAAGATTAGAAAACAACTTAAAAGCTTTAAATTCTTATTTTACTGATTGTCCAGATATAATACAAAAGCAAGTGGCGTTAAAAGAAATGAGAAAAGGATGTTTTATATTTATTAAGGAATTTATGAATTCCGATTTGCTTCAGAGGGATTTTATAAGGCCACTTATGATGATGGACTATTCTTTATTATCAGACATAAGTATAGTAGAATATCTTCCTACACTAAACAATTCATTATGCTATGATATTGATTCCGTTGTAACTTCGGTGCTGGAAGGAAAAATAGTTTTTTTAATTGATGAAGTTAATTTTGCAGTTGTATGTGATTTAATGAACGTAGAAAAAAGAGCCATAAGCGAGCCAGAAGGGGAAAAAAATGTACGTGGTTCTCATGATGGATTTATTGAGTCATTAAACACAAATATTTCACTACTAAGAATCAAAATTAGAAGCAGTAAATTTAAATATAAATCTATAGTTTTAGGAAATGTAACAAATCAAAGTTTAGCTATAGCTTATATTGAGGGAATAGCTAATCCCAAAATAGTAAACAACCTTTATAACAAAATTAATAATATAAAAATTGATGGATTGCTATCTATAGGTTATATTGAACAGCTAATAACAGATTCAAAACCCTCAGTATTTCCTCAATATGTAGCTACTGAAAGGATAGATAAATCTGTAGCAGCTCTATTAGAGGGAAAAGTTGTAGTTCTATTAGATGGTACCCCATATGCGCTAATAGCACCTATTTCTTTTTTTTCCTTTTTTGATGCCTCTGATGATTACAGCAGTAATTGGATACCAAGTACAATGATAAGATTTGTCAGATTTCTTAGTGTGATAACTACCTTAACATTACCTGGCTTATATATTTCAATAACAGCTTTTCAATATTATTTAATTCCAACTGATATATTAGTACAATTGGGAAAATCACGGGCAACTGTTGCATTTCCTCCTGTAGCCGAAGCACTTATGATGGAATTTACAGTTCAAATGCTCCGGGAAGCTTCAATAAGGCTGCCTACATACATAGGTGCTACTATTGGTGTTGTTGGAGGTATTATAATTGGTCAGGCAGCGGTATCAGCAGGCATTGTAAGTAATTTATTTATCATTGTAGTTGGAATAATGGCCATTGCATCTTATGTTACTCCAAACTATGATTTTGGCATGGCAATAACAGTATTAAGAATCTTTATTTTACTTATGGCTTCTCTATTTGGAATTGTTGGAATGATTACCTGTTTTTCTTTGCTTTTAATGCATTTATTATCCTTGGAATCTTTAG